A genomic stretch from Candidatus Hydrogenisulfobacillus filiaventi includes:
- a CDS encoding protein of unknown function (Evidence 5 : Unknown function), translating to MALTPSVVAREAFRDLGVAHADGEKTLAKSLETLHAADLLLRFRESTGSRLREVPVELGWAGQGLSRYWARQQGLVLGLARDGTVSLGLTRTRSDRVLVVSRELH from the coding sequence ATGGCTCTGACCCCGTCGGTGGTGGCCCGGGAGGCGTTCCGGGATCTGGGTGTAGCCCATGCTGATGGGGAAAAGACCCTCGCCAAAAGCCTGGAAACGCTGCATGCGGCCGATTTGCTGCTGCGTTTCCGGGAATCCACCGGCTCCCGGCTGCGGGAGGTGCCGGTGGAGCTCGGTTGGGCCGGCCAGGGCTTGAGCCGCTACTGGGCGCGGCAGCAGGGCCTGGTGCTGGGTCTGGCCCGGGATGGTACGGTGAGCCTGGGGTTGACGCGGACCCGCAGCGACCGGGTGCTGGTGGTCAGCCGGGAACTCCACTGA
- a CDS encoding protein of unknown function (Evidence 5 : Unknown function), with protein MKYRPGTRHHLSVYGCIPIMAHFIQALVQAKQRVGLVAPIDPRWWPGTVTARF; from the coding sequence ATGAAATACCGCCCCGGGACCCGCCATCACCTGTCGGTCTATGGCTGTATCCCTATCATGGCCCACTTTATCCAGGCACTGGTGCAGGCAAAGCAGCGGGTGGGGCTGGTGGCCCCCATTGACCCGCGGTGGTGGCCGGGGACCGTGACGGCTCGGTTTTGA
- a CDS encoding protein of unknown function (Evidence 5 : Unknown function), translating to MGNAASPPRRENHGRDRAHGPAAAPSVRLHRNQRPQWGIGWSRCPSSGAGWEPTAGSRGSGRRLGPAAGPRGPVAWYQHTTAPARLHVGNGCRGRQFLADHARRRKRGRDAVPAEPVMGAPALQPGLGPGRAGNGGDPGGAAACAWVERLPLFLGVSWAMPLATTMGDGYRRRVGTLGGQADRDSPGGGCFRILGVHPGFDLPDAAPGHEIPPRDPPSPVGLWLYPYHGPLYPGTGAGKAAGGAGGPH from the coding sequence ATGGGAAATGCAGCGAGTCCGCCCCGTAGAGAAAATCATGGTCGGGATAGAGCTCACGGGCCTGCCGCAGCACCGTCAGTCCGCCTTCACCGGAATCAAAGACCGCAATGGGGGATTGGGTGGTCAAGGTGCCCCTCCTCGGGCGCAGGGTGGGAGCCGACGGCCGGGTCCCGGGGATCCGGCCGCCGGCTGGGTCCGGCGGCGGGCCCCCGGGGGCCGGTCGCCTGGTATCAGCATACGACAGCTCCCGCCCGGCTGCACGTGGGCAACGGTTGCCGGGGGCGCCAGTTCCTGGCGGACCACGCCCGTCGGCGGAAACGAGGACGGGATGCCGTTCCTGCTGAGCCTGTTATGGGAGCGCCTGCGCTGCAACCAGGTCTGGGTCCTGGCCGTGCTGGCAACGGTGGTGACCCTGGCGGGGCGGCCGCCTGCGCCTGGGTCGAGCGCCTGCCGTTGTTCCTCGGCGTCTCCTGGGCCATGCCTCTGGCCACGACCATGGGCGACGGCTACCGCCGCAGGGTAGGGACCCTGGGCGGTCAAGCTGATCGCGATTCCCCTGGTGGGGGCTGTTTTCGTATCCTGGGCGTCCACCCTGGATTCGACCTACCTGACGCGGCTCCCGGGCATGAAATACCGCCCCGGGACCCGCCATCACCTGTCGGTCTATGGCTGTATCCCTATCATGGCCCACTTTATCCAGGCACTGGTGCAGGCAAAGCAGCGGGTGGGGCTGGTGGCCCCCATTGA
- a CDS encoding protein of unknown function (Evidence 5 : Unknown function), protein MGLDRDAGPQAGSDPFEPARVPGCEELHLAAAAAGREQSAETAGGFQAGVDDGGAIPHLFAEDAFHVGEVGAAQYDGVHLPAEHIGKAGPHRQAGCLAFRLPGLGHGHQVGAGPLHHFGCRVPGLDRHAVDARAVGGEGGEDADAAVAGDRSGLLGAGLHHPDHRHRRAPAGLVKGRSRGGVAGNHHRLHPTAQEKIEETQEEVADLAQGTGAIWEMQRVRPVEKIMVGIELTGLPQHRQSAFTGIKDRNGGLGGQGAPPRAQGGSRRPGPGDPAAGWVRRRAPGGRSPGISIRQLPPGCTWATVAGGASSWRTTPVGGNEDGMPFLLSLLWERLRCNQVWVLAVLATVVTLAGRPPAPGSSACRCSSASPGPCLWPRPWATATAAG, encoded by the coding sequence TTGGGCCTGGACCGGGATGCCGGGCCACAAGCTGGCAGTGATCCGTTCGAACCGGCGCGGGTCCCCGGTTGTGAAGAACTCCATCTGGCCGCTGCCGCCGCCGGGAGGGAGCAATCGGCCGAGACGGCGGGCGGTTTCCAGGCCGGGGTCGATGATGGCGGCGCGATCCCCCACCTCTTCGCGGAAGATGCGTTCCATGTGGGGGAAGTGGGTGCAGCCCAGTACGACGGTGTCCACCTTCCGGCGGAACACATCGGTAAGGCAGGCCCGCACCGCCAGGCGGGCTGCCTCGCTTTCCGTCTCCCCGGCCTCGGCCATGGTCACCAGGTCGGGGCAGGCCCGTTGCACCACTTCGGCTGTCGGGTCCCGGGCCTGGACCGCCATGCGGTAGATGCCCGAGCGGTAGGTGGCGAGGGTGGAGAGGACGCCGATGCGGCGGTTGCGGGAGACCGCAGCGGCCTGCTGGGCGCCGGCCTCCACCACCCCGATCACCGGCACCGGCGAGCGCCGGCGGGCCTCGTCAAGGGCCGCAGCCGTGGCGGTGTTGCAGGCAATCACCACCGCCTGCACCCCACGGCTCAGGAAAAAATCGAGGAAACGCAGGAAGAGGTCGCGGACCTCGCTCAGGGGACGGGAGCCATATGGGAAATGCAGCGAGTCCGCCCCGTAGAGAAAATCATGGTCGGGATAGAGCTCACGGGCCTGCCGCAGCACCGTCAGTCCGCCTTCACCGGAATCAAAGACCGCAATGGGGGATTGGGTGGTCAAGGTGCCCCTCCTCGGGCGCAGGGTGGGAGCCGACGGCCGGGTCCCGGGGATCCGGCCGCCGGCTGGGTCCGGCGGCGGGCCCCCGGGGGCCGGTCGCCTGGTATCAGCATACGACAGCTCCCGCCCGGCTGCACGTGGGCAACGGTTGCCGGGGGCGCCAGTTCCTGGCGGACCACGCCCGTCGGCGGAAACGAGGACGGGATGCCGTTCCTGCTGAGCCTGTTATGGGAGCGCCTGCGCTGCAACCAGGTCTGGGTCCTGGCCGTGCTGGCAACGGTGGTGACCCTGGCGGGGCGGCCGCCTGCGCCTGGGTCGAGCGCCTGCCGTTGTTCCTCGGCGTCTCCTGGGCCATGCCTCTGGCCACGACCATGGGCGACGGCTACCGCCGCAGGGTAG
- the murI gene encoding Glutamate racemase — MTTQSPIAVFDSGEGGLTVLRQARELYPDHDFLYGADSLHFPYGSRPLSEVRDLFLRFLDFFLSRGVQAVVIACNTATAAALDEARRRSPVPVIGVVEAGAQQAAAVSRNRRIGVLSTLATYRSGIYRMAVQARDPTAEVVQRACPDLVTMAEAGETESEAARLAVRACLTDVFRRKVDTVVLGCTHFPHMERIFREEVGDRAAIIDPGLETARRLGRLLPPGGGSGQMEFFTTGDPRRFERITASLWPGIPVQAQRLIWRNGRYEAAALVREEARP; from the coding sequence TTGACCACCCAATCCCCCATTGCGGTCTTTGATTCCGGTGAAGGCGGACTGACGGTGCTGCGGCAGGCCCGTGAGCTCTATCCCGACCATGATTTTCTCTACGGGGCGGACTCGCTGCATTTCCCATATGGCTCCCGTCCCCTGAGCGAGGTCCGCGACCTCTTCCTGCGTTTCCTCGATTTTTTCCTGAGCCGTGGGGTGCAGGCGGTGGTGATTGCCTGCAACACCGCCACGGCTGCGGCCCTTGACGAGGCCCGCCGGCGCTCGCCGGTGCCGGTGATCGGGGTGGTGGAGGCCGGCGCCCAGCAGGCCGCTGCGGTCTCCCGCAACCGCCGCATCGGCGTCCTCTCCACCCTCGCCACCTACCGCTCGGGCATCTACCGCATGGCGGTCCAGGCCCGGGACCCGACAGCCGAAGTGGTGCAACGGGCCTGCCCCGACCTGGTGACCATGGCCGAGGCCGGGGAGACGGAAAGCGAGGCAGCCCGCCTGGCGGTGCGGGCCTGCCTTACCGATGTGTTCCGCCGGAAGGTGGACACCGTCGTACTGGGCTGCACCCACTTCCCCCACATGGAACGCATCTTCCGCGAAGAGGTGGGGGATCGCGCCGCCATCATCGACCCCGGCCTGGAAACCGCCCGCCGTCTCGGCCGATTGCTCCCTCCCGGCGGCGGCAGCGGCCAGATGGAGTTCTTCACAACCGGGGACCCGCGCCGGTTCGAACGGATCACTGCCAGCTTGTGGCCCGGCATCCCGGTCCAGGCCCAACGGCTGATATGGCGGAATGGCCGCTACGAGGCGGCCGCCCTGGTGAGGGAGGAAGCCCGGCCGTGA
- a CDS encoding Phosphoesterase, translating to MHGARFPVPAFDRHWFFAVNGLAHSGWSFLNPLMVVLARYSPEIWVLIFLLLWFWPPLTASRMRRALIYAAVAGVLALAINAALGHLLPYRPRPFVLYPHLVYKLIPHAADTSFPSDHAAGSFAFALAFLYGSRRAGAWAFLFAAGIALARVWTGVHWPTDVLAGAVIGLFSAVVVLRARRLLEGLVRFAFRLFRMSRPRLERGAV from the coding sequence ATGCACGGTGCCCGGTTTCCGGTACCCGCGTTCGATCGTCACTGGTTCTTTGCTGTCAACGGATTGGCCCATAGCGGCTGGTCCTTCCTGAATCCGCTCATGGTGGTGCTGGCGCGGTATTCCCCTGAGATCTGGGTGCTGATCTTCCTCCTGCTCTGGTTCTGGCCGCCGCTTACCGCCAGCCGCATGCGCCGGGCGCTCATTTATGCGGCGGTGGCGGGGGTGCTGGCCCTGGCGATTAACGCGGCGCTGGGGCATCTCCTGCCCTACCGGCCGCGGCCGTTTGTCCTCTATCCCCACCTGGTGTATAAGCTCATCCCCCACGCCGCCGACACCTCGTTCCCGTCCGACCACGCCGCCGGCAGCTTTGCCTTTGCCCTGGCGTTCCTGTACGGCAGCCGGCGGGCAGGGGCCTGGGCCTTCCTGTTTGCGGCCGGGATTGCCCTGGCCCGGGTGTGGACGGGCGTTCATTGGCCGACCGATGTGCTCGCGGGTGCGGTCATCGGCCTGTTCTCCGCGGTGGTGGTGTTGCGCGCCCGCCGCCTGTTGGAGGGCCTGGTACGGTTTGCCTTCCGCCTGTTCCGGATGAGCCGGCCGCGGCTGGAGCGGGGCGCGGTCTAG
- a CDS encoding protein of unknown function (Evidence 5 : Unknown function): MPSPTDVLASLSTLSPEQVGAAAARQETLGRALGDAGVLLGTSADPGPLALLADLVWPFYLPAQVGTWACFRSRSAAAVWLIGFDSDHRPTFTVEYIEDIDLARLIRKETRMAVDEAARWATLAEGWGCAVDAAQQFIADAAHFPENEGD; encoded by the coding sequence ATGCCTTCCCCCACCGACGTGCTGGCCTCCCTTAGCACCCTCAGCCCCGAACAGGTCGGGGCCGCCGCAGCCCGGCAGGAAACCCTGGGCCGTGCGCTGGGCGATGCCGGGGTGCTGCTGGGCACGTCAGCCGACCCGGGCCCCTTGGCGCTGCTGGCGGACCTGGTGTGGCCCTTCTATCTACCCGCCCAGGTCGGCACCTGGGCCTGTTTCCGTTCCCGATCGGCGGCGGCGGTATGGCTCATCGGCTTTGACAGCGATCACCGCCCCACCTTTACGGTCGAGTACATCGAGGACATCGACCTAGCCCGCCTCATCCGCAAGGAAACCCGGATGGCGGTTGACGAGGCCGCCCGCTGGGCCACGCTGGCGGAAGGCTGGGGCTGCGCGGTCGACGCGGCTCAGCAGTTCATCGCCGACGCCGCCCATTTCCCCGAGAACGAAGGCGACTGA
- a CDS encoding protein of unknown function (Evidence 5 : Unknown function) — protein MVRILMRPVSGCCWRWWPWTWRWCRGWVASRRASWPRPAWRPRCRNPPAKAGKGEGRDRPVPPLLAWGRFSRGMRAARIAAGGMIGGRDGSVPASAWSVGPGTVEVAALLAGPTPVRVVDVRTPFEFRRGHLPGAVPAPWGRTAAVLAAWDRSTPIRSSQDRSSQPGRRPPPARTRVPRCQPAGRRDGSRGTRRPAVDGRPRVMPDPGFSRLRSRGNGRRRR, from the coding sequence GTGGTCCGCATCCTTATGCGGCCAGTTTCGGGGTGCTGCTGGCGCTGGTGGCCCTGGACCTGGCGCTGGTGCCGTGGCTGGGTCGCCAGCCGCAGGGCGTCCTGGCCGCGCCCGGCCTGGCGGCCGAGGTGTCGGAATCCGCCGGCTAAAGCCGGGAAAGGGGAGGGGCGGGACCGTCCGGTCCCGCCCCTTTTGGCGTGGGGGCGCTTTTCCCGGGGGATGCGGGCGGCTAGAATCGCGGCAGGAGGGATGATCGGTGGGCGTGATGGATCTGTTCCGGCATCCGCCTGGTCTGTGGGACCGGGAACCGTGGAGGTGGCCGCCCTGCTGGCCGGCCCCACGCCCGTCCGGGTGGTGGACGTGCGCACGCCCTTCGAGTTCCGGCGTGGTCACCTGCCGGGAGCGGTGCCGGCGCCCTGGGGGCGGACCGCGGCGGTGCTGGCGGCCTGGGACCGGAGCACGCCGATCCGGTCGTCTCAAGACCGGTCATCGCAGCCAGGCCGCCGCCCGCCGCCTGCTCGCACCCGGGTTCCACGATGTCAGCCAGCTGGCCGGCGGGATGGATCGCGGGGGACGCGAAGGCCGGCCGTTGACGGCCGGCCGCGGGTAATGCCGGATCCGGGATTCAGTCGCCTTCGTTCTCGGGGAAATGGGCGGCGTCGGCGATGA
- a CDS encoding Major facilitator superfamily MFS_1, giving the protein MNTNTVRVRGRPAGALAMATLGFFGGFAGVSIFGPLVPKFSHAMALSPVEAGLLAAIANLSGSLLRIPFGAWVDSAGGKRPFLILLLASWLGVAGTAWLVHAAYPAHLQGMYPVLLLLGLLSGAGIGTFSVGIAQVSYWFPRSRQGGALGTYAGLGNTAPGIFAGLLPALVLAWGMVSAYAGWAVFLGLIILLYALLMHDAPSFQLRRQGLPADAAAVAAYGQELLPAGSARAGLARAARRPATWLLVAFYFTSFGGFLALTAWLPSFWHTAYHERLQAAGLLTLSFSLLSSLVRVPGGILADRLSIRYALAVNLLVMGTGALLVMGAGSPGAALAGTLVIALGMGLQNAVVFKLLPRYVPDAMGGAAGWVGGLGALGGFVIPPLQGLAVQLVGGPHPYAASFGVLLALVALDLALVPWLGRQPQGVLAAPGLAAEVSESAG; this is encoded by the coding sequence GTGAACACCAACACCGTACGCGTGCGGGGCCGGCCGGCGGGCGCGCTGGCCATGGCTACGCTGGGTTTCTTCGGCGGGTTCGCCGGGGTGTCCATCTTCGGGCCGCTGGTGCCTAAATTCAGCCATGCCATGGCCCTCTCCCCGGTGGAGGCCGGACTGCTGGCGGCCATTGCCAATCTTTCCGGATCCCTGCTCCGGATCCCCTTCGGGGCCTGGGTGGATTCCGCTGGCGGCAAACGTCCGTTTCTGATCCTGCTGCTGGCCTCCTGGCTCGGGGTTGCCGGCACGGCCTGGCTGGTGCATGCTGCTTACCCCGCGCATCTGCAGGGGATGTATCCGGTCCTGCTGCTGCTCGGGCTCCTGTCCGGGGCTGGGATCGGAACCTTCTCCGTGGGGATCGCCCAGGTCTCCTATTGGTTCCCGCGCTCCCGCCAGGGTGGGGCGTTGGGGACGTACGCCGGCCTGGGCAATACCGCCCCCGGGATTTTCGCGGGCCTGCTGCCGGCTCTGGTGCTGGCGTGGGGCATGGTGTCCGCCTATGCGGGCTGGGCGGTGTTCCTGGGTCTCATCATCCTGCTCTATGCGCTGCTGATGCACGACGCACCCTCCTTCCAGCTCCGCCGCCAGGGCCTGCCGGCGGACGCGGCGGCGGTGGCGGCCTACGGGCAGGAACTGCTGCCGGCCGGCAGCGCTCGCGCCGGCCTGGCGCGCGCGGCGCGGCGGCCGGCGACCTGGCTGCTGGTGGCCTTCTACTTTACCTCCTTCGGCGGCTTCCTGGCCCTGACCGCCTGGCTGCCCTCCTTCTGGCACACTGCTTATCATGAACGCCTGCAGGCTGCCGGGCTGCTCACCCTCAGTTTCTCCCTGCTGAGCTCCCTGGTGCGGGTGCCGGGCGGCATCCTGGCTGACCGTCTCTCCATCCGTTATGCCCTGGCGGTCAATCTCCTGGTTATGGGGACCGGTGCCCTGCTGGTGATGGGAGCGGGCAGCCCGGGCGCCGCCCTGGCGGGTACCCTGGTGATCGCCCTGGGGATGGGGCTGCAGAATGCGGTGGTCTTCAAGCTGCTCCCCCGCTATGTGCCCGATGCCATGGGAGGCGCGGCCGGATGGGTAGGCGGCCTGGGGGCGTTGGGCGGATTCGTGATCCCGCCGCTCCAAGGGCTGGCCGTGCAGCTGGTGGGTGGTCCGCATCCTTATGCGGCCAGTTTCGGGGTGCTGCTGGCGCTGGTGGCCCTGGACCTGGCGCTGGTGCCGTGGCTGGGTCGCCAGCCGCAGGGCGTCCTGGCCGCGCCCGGCCTGGCGGCCGAGGTGTCGGAATCCGCCGGCTAA